GGATCGAGCACTCGCGCTCGCCGAGATGGATGATGTTCCCCTTCTCGTCGGCCATGATCTGGAACTCGATGTGACGGGGATTCGGGAGGTACTTCTCGATGTAGACGTCGGGGACCGTGAACGCGGCCCTCGCCTCCTCCCGCGCGACGGGAAAGACGCGGCCGAGCTCCCGGGCGTCCGTCGCGATGCGCATGCCGCGCCCGCCCCCTCCCGCCGCGGCCTTCACGATGACCGGGTAGCCGATCTCGGAGGCGATGGCGGTGGCGCGCTCGACGTCCTCGACGACGCCGTCGCTGCCCGGGAGGACCGGGACTCCCGCCTTCCTCACGATCTCCCGCGCCCGCGACTTCTCGCCCATCATCGCGATGACGTTCGGCCGGGGACCGATGAACTTGATCTTGCAGGCCTTGCACACCTCGGCGAAGGCCGGCGATTCGGCCAGGAACCCGTATCCGGGGTGAATCGCCTCGGCGTCGGTGATCTCGGCCGCCGCGATGACTCCGCTGATGTTGAGGTAGCTCTCGCTGCTCTTCGCCGGGCCGATGCACACGTCCTCGTCGGCGAACCGGACGTGCAGCGAGTCCTTGTCGGGCTCCGAGTGCACCGCGACCGTCTTCACGCCGAGCTCCCGGCAGGCGTAGACGATCCGCAGGGCGATCTCGCCGCGGTTCGCGATCAGAATCTTCTTGAACATCACGAGGTCAGGCGGACGCGGAAGAGGACCTCGCCGTACTCGACCGGCTGCCCGTTGGCCACGGGGATCTCGAGGATCTCGCCTGCGACCTCCGACTCGATCTCGTTCATCAGCTTCATCGCCTCGACGATGCAGATCGCCTGCCCCTTCTTCACCACCGCGCCCACCTCCACGTAGGCGGGAGCCGCCGGATTCGGGGAGCGGTAGAACGTGCCGACCATCGGCGACGTGACCTGGTAGATCTCCCCGCTGTCCCCGGCCTTCGCCGTCGCGGTGGTCGCGGCGGCCGCCGGGTTCGCGGCACCGGTCGCGGGAGCGGCGGGGGACGGCGACGGGGTCGGCGCGGGAAAGGGCATGAACACCTGCTGCGGGGGGGCCGCCGGCGCCTTCGCCGATTCCTTCACCAGCCGCAGCTTCAGGCCGTCCCGCTCGATCTCGAACTCCGCGAAATTGCTTCGCGAGAGATACTCCATGAGCTCCCTGAGTTCCTTGCTGTCCACCTGGTCCCTCGCTTCGGGCCGCCCGCGCCCGGCTCAGACGATGAGCATCTCCTTCGGCGTCGTGGTCAGGACGCGGCAACCGTCCCGCTCCACCACGACGATGTCCTCGATCCGCACGCCGCCCCAGCCTTCGATGTAGATCCCCGGCTCGATCGTCACGACCATGCCGGCGGCGAGGAGAGCCCCGTCCGCGGCGCGGCCCACGTGGGGTGCTTCGTGGACCTCGATCCCCACCCCGTGTCCCGTCCCGTGGCGGAACGCCGCGTCGGCAAAGCCGGCCTCGGCCACGGCGTCCCGCGCGGCGCCGTCGACGGCCGCGATGGAAGCGCCGTGCCGCACCAGCCCTTCCGCGCGGCGCACTCCCTCGAGGACGGCCGCGTGGACGCGCCGCCCGAGGTCGCCGGGTTCGCCGAGAAAGACCGTCCTCGTCATGTCGCTCGTGTACCCGTCCACCTTCGCGCCGATGTCGACCACCACGGGCTCTCCCGCGACGAGACGCCGCATCGAGGCGCGCGCGTGCGGCAGCGCTCCGCGCGGACCCGACGCGACGATCGAGTCGAAGGCGGGGGACTCGGCCCCGCGCTCCCGCATCGTTCCCTCGATCACCGCCGCGACGCGCGCCTCCGTGACGCCGCCGGCGATCTCCGCGACTCCGGCGTCGAATGCCTCCGCGTTCACGCGGACCGCGCTCTCGATCCTTCGAATCTCCTCCGGCTCCTTCACCGATCGATGCCCCTCGACCAGCCCCCGGGTCGCGACGAGCCGGGCGCCCGTGGCGGCGGCCTCGAGGTCCTCCCTCTCCGCGACCGTCACGTGCGCCGCCTCGAACGCGACGCGGACCGCCCCCGCCGCCCGGAGCGCCGCGCGCAGGGGGGCCCCGGTCACGGTCTCGACCGTCCCGCCGGTCCACTCCTCGCCGGCCTGAATCGTGTACCGCGAGTCGGTGAAGAGCGTCGCCGCCCCCTTCGTCACGAGGATCGCCCCCGACGATCCGCTGAATCCCGAGAGGTAACGCACGTTCGCGCGCGATCCGACCAGCAGCGCGACGGCGCCGGCCTCGTCGATCTTCTCACGGATCCGCTCCAGCCTGGACGGCACTCGGGACGTCTCCGACGCGAAAGGGTTAGCGGAGATCCGACTCCAGGCGAGCGGCGGCTCGGGAAGCCTCAAACCTCACCCTCCCCGGCACCGCGTTGCGTCCGGCCACGAGGATGAGAAAGAGATCGGCGCTCACAGGCTGCACGACGCAGGACCACGCCTCCAGCCGGAGAGTCAGATCCCTCACGCCGCCGCCCCCGGCGTTGCGCCCGAGGGCCTCCACCGATCGCACCACCGGGGTGAGCTCGGCGGCGATGACCTCCGGCGACGGTCCGCCCGGCGAGGCCCAGTGCTCGACGACCATGCCGTCGCGCCCGACGAGCGCGGCGGCCTCACACCCCGGCAGACGTCGGGCCGCTTCTTCCAGCGTCGTCCTGAACATCTTTCAGCCTCCGAATCCTGCCGAGCCATCCCTCGAGTGTCTGGATCTTCCGCTGCGTGACGCTTCCCTGAGGTGCCAGCCTCTCGCGCAGCTCGCGAATGCGCACCGCGGCCTCGTGGTTGTGCGGATCGCCGGCGAGCACCGCCTCGTAGACCTCCAGCGCGCGCTCGGGCATCCCCTGCGCGAGGTAAATCTCGGCGAGAGTCGGCGTCGGAAGCGCCCCCACCGTGGGCTCGTCGTCGTGGGCCACCGGCTCTCCGTCGCGCGCGGCGAGAGGACCGGGCTCTGCGGCGGGCCCGCCGGCGGCCGCGGGGGCTGCCACGGGCACCGTCAAGCCGTCGAGGGCGCTCTCCAAGGTTTCTGCCGGGTGGGAGGCCGCGGGAACTTCATCAGCGCCGAAGACGGGCGCGCGCATCATGACCGTCGCGGCGGAGGCATCGTGCGCCGGCGACGGCGTCGAGGGGGCGTGCGCCTCCATCCCGGCGACGACGTCGGCGGGCGACATGATCGTGGTTCGGACGTCGCGGGGGGCCCGGATTCCGACGGGGGGCGCCATCTCGATGGGCGGCCCCACGACATCTTCCTCGCGTGCTCCCTTCTCCACATCCGGCGCCGTCATCATGACCGTGGCGGCGACGGCCTCGCCCGGGATCATCATGACGGTGGAGGCGACGGCCTCGGAGGGTGTCATGATCACCGTGGAGGCGATTTCGGGGAGTGTCATCATGACGGTGGACGCCACGGGTTCGGGCGGAGCGGGGGTGACGACCTCATCCGCGTCACCGACCTCGGCCGCCTCGGGCTCCGGCCTCGGAAGCGTCTCCAGCCCAGCCGTCGATTCCGCCGGGGGTCCGCTCTCGAGCTCCTCGATCTGCTTCAGGGCCTCCGCGTCCCCCGGCTGGATCGCGAGAAACTGCCTCAGGGCGGCCACCGCGCCGGGACGATCGCCAACTCCGGCGAGGGCGTCGGCCAGGAGGCGCCGCGCGAGGAGGTTGTCGGGGGCCTGCTTGACGACGCGCTCGAGCTCCGGCCGGGCCTCCGCGAAGAGGCCCATGTCGAAGAGCACCTTCCCGAGCAGGACGCGGGCGGAGTGGTACGCCGGGTGCCTCTGCAGCCCCTCGCGGCAGAGGCGCGCCGCCTCGTCGAGGTTCTTCAGCGCATGGTGTTCCCGCGCCAGCTCGTAGAAGACCCGCGAGGTCGGATCGAGCTTCAGGCGCCGGGCGAGGTGCAGGGCTTTCGGCGATGGCGTGATGGTTTTTTCTGGCATGAGTGTCGGGCCGGTGCGCCCGGATCGATCGGGCGCGGATCGGCGGCCCATGTTATCCGAGAGCGGCGCCCGCCATCAAGAGACGGCGTGCATGCGCCCCGAAAAGACAAAAGGCGGCTGGAGAGCCCTCGTCGGGGCCCGTCCAGCCGCCCGGATGCCGCGGCGCCGTGCCGGCGCTATTGATCGACGAAGTTGACCGAGAAGCCCGCGAACGGGGTTTCCGCCGGATTTCCGGCGAGATCCTGTCCCTTGAACCGGACGAAGCACTGCCACGAATCGCCGACCGCCGCGCCGGTGGCGATCTTCTCGGCGACCGTGACCGCGGTCGTCGTGATGTCGGCCGAGCCGTTGACCGGGATGGTGAATCCCCCGGGGCCCGTCGCGCGGGCCACGGTGTTGCCGGCGAAGGTGCAGACGCGCTCGGACGACGTGACGGCGATGTCGCTGAAATTGCCGGTGGTCGTCGTGCGGGCCAGATTCTTCACCGTGACCGACGTCGAGTCGTCGTGGAGGGGCGTCGGGAGGCCCGTGTTCGGGTCCGTCGGCGTGATGTCCGACAGGACGAGCGCCGGGTTCACCTTCTCGATGGTGAGCAGGCCTTGACCCTGCGTCGGGTCGTCCAGGTTCTTGTTGCAGCCCGGGAGCAGGAGCCCCGAGACCGCCACGAGGACCAGGAGAAGGACTTTCACTTCGCTTCGCATCGAGCCCTCCTCAAACATTCGTCACGATCTTGGGCGTCAGGAAGACGATCAGCTCCGAGGAATCCTTCTTGAAGTCCTTGTTCTTGAACAGCCAGCCGAAGAAGGGGATTCGATGGAGCCCCGGGATGCCGGTCTCGGTGTCGGTCTCCTGGAGTTTATAGACCCCGCCGATGACGGCCGTCGTCCCGGTGCGGACGAGAATCTGCGTGTCGACGCGCTCGGTCACGATGCCCGGCGTGCCGCCGACGCTGACGGTCGAGCTCGGCTGGTTGTTCTCGACGAGGACCTTCATGATGACCGTCTGCTCGGCCGTGATCTGCGGCGTGACGATGAGCCGCAACGAGGCCGGCACGTACTGGACCTCGATCTGGGTGGCCGTCGTGGTGACGACCGGGATCTGCACGCCCTGCTCGATCGTCGCCGGCTGGTTGTTCTGGGTGACGACCTTCGGGGCGGACAGGATCCGGACCTTGCCGTCGGACTCGAACGCGTCCAGCGTGACGTCGAGGGTCACGCTGTCGAGGACGTTGCCGAGGGCCAGGCCGACCGTTCCGGCGTTCTTCGACGATGCCAGGTTGACGTCGGCGTTGAAGTCCGCCCGGTGCGGGAACTGCAGATTGGTCTGCGTCCCGTGCGCCGGGTCGGCCAGGGCCTTGAAGCCCCAGTCGATGCCGAGGCTGCGCTCGAACGACCGGATCGCCTCGACGATGCGCGCCTCGATCTGGACCTGCGGCGTCTGGGTGTCGAGGGCGTTGAGCAGGTTGTCGTACGCAGGGCGCTTGTCCGGGATGTCGCTGATGATGATCGTGTTCGTCCGGGCGTCCGCGATGATCTTGCCTCGCTCGGACCGGACCTGCTGCATGACGGCCATCGCCTCCTGCACCTTGGCATAGCTGAGCTTGCGGGTGAAGGTGACGGGGTCGACTTCCTGCTCCTGCGCCTGCTTGAGGGCGCGGCGCTCTCCGGCCTCGGCGCGCAGCTTCTGCGTGCGCGCGATGCGGACGACGCTGTCCTCCTCGACCGCGTCGAGACCCTGGTTCTTCAGGATCACCTGGAAGGCCTGGTCCCACGGGACCTGCGTCAGCCGGATGTCGATCTTGCCGGAGACGTCCGGGTCGAGGACGACGTTCATCTTCATCACGTCGGAGAAGAAGAAGAACACCTCGCGCAGATCGGCGTCGCGGAACGTGACCGAGATCTTCTCGCCCCGGTAGTGGCGCTTGTCGCCGGCGATCGTCTGGCTCTGGAAGCTGACCCCCGCGGGAAGCGAGGAGGTCGATTCCTCTTTGGAGGACGCCGCGGGGTCGGAGCGGTCGAAGAGAACGATGTCCTTGGCCACATCCTTCGCGCTCGTCGGCACGAGGCGGGGCTGGAGCTCCGTCGGGTCGGCCGCGGGCGCCGCCGCGACGGTCTGAGCCGGCTTTGGCTCGACGGCCGCAGGGGCTGAGGCTCCCGCGGGCTCCGCGAAGGAGACCGTCGGGGTCACCCTCCCGTCGGCGCGACGCGCGGCGGTCACGGGCGCGGCGGCCGGCGGCGTGGGGATCGCCTTCGGCACGATCGCCGCCACCGTCGGGACGGTGGTCGCGGCGCTCTGCTGCATCGCCTCGGCGCCGAGGAGAACCCTGATGCCGTCGGGATCGGTGACCACCTGGTGCTCGATCGGATGCGTGAGGTCGAAGACGATGCGGACGACCTTCTCGGGGTGCGTCTTGAACTGGGCGACCCTCACCCGCTGCAGGGGCTCTGCCGAGACGGGGTAGCTCTTCTCGGGGACCCTGTTCGTGACGCCGAGGAGGTCGACGACGAGGCGATCCGGGTTCTTCAGGATGAACTCGTTGTGACGGAAGGAGCCGTCGCCCACGATCGTGACGCTTCCCTTGGTTCGGGAGCCGTCCACGACGAGCCCGGTCACGACGCTCGCGTCGTCGCGGCGCGGGGCGGGCGGGGCGGGGATTTCCGCGGGCGCGCTCACCGCCACGGGCACCTGGATCGCCGCATCGGCCGGAGCCGCCACGGTGGCCGGCGCGGGCGTCGCCGCGAGGGCTGGCGCGGGCATCGCCGCGAGTGCCGGCGAGGGCCCGGAAGCCATCGCCGCGGCCGCGTCCGGAACGACGCTGGCCTGCCCCTCGACCGGCGTCAGGTAGACCGCCAGCCCGGAGCCCTCCGGGACCACCTTCGCCTCCATCGCCGATGGCCCGCTGAACTCGATGCGCGCGTGCGAGGATCCGTGATGCGAGGGAAGACCCGAGATCCTGATCGGGTTGAACCCTTCGCCGGCCATCGAGACGTCCGCCGGCAGCTTCGAGAGATCGACGTTCGGGATCTCGAGGATGAAGGCGTTCGGCTCGGGCTGGTATGACGTGTAATTGACCGGCGCTGACGCCGCGATCTCGACCTTGACGCTGCCCGCGGGCTCCGTCGCCGGGACGACGCGGATTCCCGTGAGCGCGGTCACGTCGGAGACCGGCAGCGTGGCGGCCGAGTCGGACGCTCCGCGCGCGGCCTCCGCTCCGGGGGTCTGTTCCCCGCGGACTGAGGCCTGATCGGGCCCCGACTCCACCGGAACGCTCGCCCTTCCGGACGCGCCGCATCCTGCGGCCGTCGCGACGAGCAGGCAAAGCCCGAGGCTCTTAGGCCAGGTCATACGCCGCCCTCCCTCGTCAGATTCAACTTCTTCTCTATGTCGCGGTAGGGTTTGATCCGCGTCGGGTCGTTGATTTTCTGTCGAAACACCACAGTTCCCGTGGGCGCATCCACTCTCAGGACCTCCCCGTCGTACAGCTTGTCACCCGCTTTGAGGCTGGCGCCGTAACCTTCCGGTCCGACGACGAGAGCCACGCCGCCGGATCGTCTCGAGAGCACGCCCACGAGATTGACCTCGGTGATCAGCCAGCACTCCATCCCCTCGCCCTCGCACTTGCCGACATCCTCGAGCTTGTTGGCCTCCGCGGGGGAGATGAACGGATCGCGCCGATCTCCCGGGTCGTACGTCAACCCCTTGCCGCTGGCCGAAGCCTCCTCCTGCTTGTGGACGTCCTCGAGAACCTTGTTCTCCCCGGCGGCCGGTGCCGGCGCCGATGACGCGGCCCCGCCCGATGCCGGGGGAGCCGATGCGGCGGCCGATGCGGCGGCCGCCTGCCGCGCCCTGGCCGGTCCGCGCCCCTGCGGCGTATTGTTCTCGTCGGGCACCCTGGCCCACAGAGCGCTTGCGGCGCAGGCCGCCACCAGGAGGGCCGACGCGCTGATGAGCTTCGTCACGCGCATGGTCATCCTTCCTTTTCGGTGTAGACGAACGTCAGTGCCGAGAACGAGCTGACGATAGACCGCGATCGGGCGTCGGCCCCGGAGTTCTTCGTGATGCTGACGTTGCGCACGTTGATGATGCGATCGTGCTTGCCGATCACGTCGTAGAAACGGCCGAGGTCGTGGTAGTTGCCCACGACGTTCATCGAGTACGTGTATTCCTTGTAGAACTCGCCCTGCTTGATGCTGGCCTCGGAAAGCGACTTGATGCCCAGGTTAAACCGGCTGGCCTGGCTCTCGAGCCACTTGATGATGATGCCGGCCTCGGGCTCCGTCGGGAGAATCCGTCGCAGGCTGGCGAGCTCGATGTCCTTCTGGGCGATGAGCTTCTCGAGCTCCGCGCGCCGCCTCGCGGCCTCGCGCCCCTTGGCGATCTCGGCCTGGAGCCGATCGTGCTCCTGCTGCTTGCCGTCGATGTCGGACTGCTCCTGCGAGAAGTTCGGGTACGACTTCCACGCGCCGAACGCGAGCAGGCCGCAGACCCCGACCACGATCGCGACCCGCGCCCATACCGGCATCTTGTCCATCGTAAAGTCCTCCAGCCCCGGGGCGCGTTAGTGCGCGCCCTCGGCAGGCGCCGGGGCCGCGGGCGCCGCGGCGGGCTTGGGATTCGGCACGAACCTCGCCGCCAGGGAGAAAGCGACGCCCTCGGCGCCGTCGTCGCGGTAGCTGATGCGGCCGACGTCCGAGAAATAGGGCGAAGCGTCCAGATTGTTGTAGAAGTTCGCGTAGGCCGTGGGCGTCGTCGCCTTGCCGCTGAAGGTCAGGGCGCCGCCATTCTCGTTCATCGCGGTCAGCCAGAGGAAGTCGGGGAGATTGCGGCTGATCTCGTCGAGAAGCCTGACCGGAACCTGCTGCTCGTTCTTCAGCTTGGTGATCAGGTCGATCTGGTGCTCGACCCTCTGCTTCTTCTTCTCGAGCTCGTCGGCGACGCGGCGATCTTCCTCGACCTTCTTCATCGCGACGTGATCGTCCTCGAGCTTGCGGTCGAGATCGTCGATCTGCCCCTTGAGGTCGAGCTGCTTCCAGACAAGAAAGCTCAAGGTCCCGATGATGAGGACGGCGAAGAGCACGTTCTGAAGGGTCCCCGCCCCCTCGAGGTTGACGGTCGGCGCCTTTCTTCCTGCGGTCTCCTTGCGGGCGACGGCCAGAAGATTGACTTTGATCATCGGTCGCCCACCTTCCTCAGCGCCAGGCCCACCGCGACGCTCGCGCACGAGGCGAGCGGCTCGAGACGGTCGGCGGGGAACTGTCGGTCGTTGACCGCCACTTTCTTGAAGGGATCCAGCATCTCGACGTGCGTTTCGAACCGCTGGCCGAGGTAGGCCGCGAGGTTCGGCGTGCGGGAGCCCCCGCCCGAGAGGACCATGAGAGAGACCGGGTCCGACGAGGAGGTCGCCTTGAAGAAGTCGAGCGTTTTCTGGATCTCGGTGCCGACCTGCTCACCGACCGCCTGGAGGACCGAGGCCACCCGCTCCGGGTTCGC
The sequence above is a segment of the Acidobacteriota bacterium genome. Coding sequences within it:
- the accC gene encoding acetyl-CoA carboxylase biotin carboxylase subunit, encoding MFKKILIANRGEIALRIVYACRELGVKTVAVHSEPDKDSLHVRFADEDVCIGPAKSSESYLNISGVIAAAEITDAEAIHPGYGFLAESPAFAEVCKACKIKFIGPRPNVIAMMGEKSRAREIVRKAGVPVLPGSDGVVEDVERATAIASEIGYPVIVKAAAGGGGRGMRIATDARELGRVFPVAREEARAAFTVPDVYIEKYLPNPRHIEFQIMADEKGNIIHLGERECSIQRRHQKVLEESPSTALTADLRRRMAEAALKAARSVKYENAGTIEFLLQDGRFYFIEMNTRVQVEHPVTEMVTGVDIVKEQILVAAGHRLSKKQEEIIVRGHSIECRINAEDPDTFMPSPGLITSYHQPGGPGVRVDSAVHSDCRISPYYDSMVAKVITHGSTREEAISRMRRSLDVMVVEGIKTNIPLHKKILADTDFQKGNVSTKFLERYVP
- the accB gene encoding acetyl-CoA carboxylase biotin carboxyl carrier protein — encoded protein: MDSKELRELMEYLSRSNFAEFEIERDGLKLRLVKESAKAPAAPPQQVFMPFPAPTPSPSPAAPATGAANPAAAATTATAKAGDSGEIYQVTSPMVGTFYRSPNPAAPAYVEVGAVVKKGQAICIVEAMKLMNEIESEVAGEILEIPVANGQPVEYGEVLFRVRLTS
- a CDS encoding aminopeptidase P family protein, with protein sequence MPSRLERIREKIDEAGAVALLVGSRANVRYLSGFSGSSGAILVTKGAATLFTDSRYTIQAGEEWTGGTVETVTGAPLRAALRAAGAVRVAFEAAHVTVAEREDLEAAATGARLVATRGLVEGHRSVKEPEEIRRIESAVRVNAEAFDAGVAEIAGGVTEARVAAVIEGTMRERGAESPAFDSIVASGPRGALPHARASMRRLVAGEPVVVDIGAKVDGYTSDMTRTVFLGEPGDLGRRVHAAVLEGVRRAEGLVRHGASIAAVDGAARDAVAEAGFADAAFRHGTGHGVGIEVHEAPHVGRAADGALLAAGMVVTIEPGIYIEGWGGVRIEDIVVVERDGCRVLTTTPKEMLIV
- a CDS encoding roadblock/LC7 domain-containing protein, translated to MFRTTLEEAARRLPGCEAAALVGRDGMVVEHWASPGGPSPEVIAAELTPVVRSVEALGRNAGGGGVRDLTLRLEAWSCVVQPVSADLFLILVAGRNAVPGRVRFEASRAAARLESDLR
- a CDS encoding tetratricopeptide repeat protein — translated: MPEKTITPSPKALHLARRLKLDPTSRVFYELAREHHALKNLDEAARLCREGLQRHPAYHSARVLLGKVLFDMGLFAEARPELERVVKQAPDNLLARRLLADALAGVGDRPGAVAALRQFLAIQPGDAEALKQIEELESGPPAESTAGLETLPRPEPEAAEVGDADEVVTPAPPEPVASTVMMTLPEIASTVIMTPSEAVASTVMMIPGEAVAATVMMTAPDVEKGAREEDVVGPPIEMAPPVGIRAPRDVRTTIMSPADVVAGMEAHAPSTPSPAHDASAATVMMRAPVFGADEVPAASHPAETLESALDGLTVPVAAPAAAGGPAAEPGPLAARDGEPVAHDDEPTVGALPTPTLAEIYLAQGMPERALEVYEAVLAGDPHNHEAAVRIRELRERLAPQGSVTQRKIQTLEGWLGRIRRLKDVQDDAGRSGPTSAGV
- the pilQ gene encoding type IV pilus secretin PilQ codes for the protein MTWPKSLGLCLLVATAAGCGASGRASVPVESGPDQASVRGEQTPGAEAARGASDSAATLPVSDVTALTGIRVVPATEPAGSVKVEIAASAPVNYTSYQPEPNAFILEIPNVDLSKLPADVSMAGEGFNPIRISGLPSHHGSSHARIEFSGPSAMEAKVVPEGSGLAVYLTPVEGQASVVPDAAAAMASGPSPALAAMPAPALAATPAPATVAAPADAAIQVPVAVSAPAEIPAPPAPRRDDASVVTGLVVDGSRTKGSVTIVGDGSFRHNEFILKNPDRLVVDLLGVTNRVPEKSYPVSAEPLQRVRVAQFKTHPEKVVRIVFDLTHPIEHQVVTDPDGIRVLLGAEAMQQSAATTVPTVAAIVPKAIPTPPAAAPVTAARRADGRVTPTVSFAEPAGASAPAAVEPKPAQTVAAAPAADPTELQPRLVPTSAKDVAKDIVLFDRSDPAASSKEESTSSLPAGVSFQSQTIAGDKRHYRGEKISVTFRDADLREVFFFFSDVMKMNVVLDPDVSGKIDIRLTQVPWDQAFQVILKNQGLDAVEEDSVVRIARTQKLRAEAGERRALKQAQEQEVDPVTFTRKLSYAKVQEAMAVMQQVRSERGKIIADARTNTIIISDIPDKRPAYDNLLNALDTQTPQVQIEARIVEAIRSFERSLGIDWGFKALADPAHGTQTNLQFPHRADFNADVNLASSKNAGTVGLALGNVLDSVTLDVTLDAFESDGKVRILSAPKVVTQNNQPATIEQGVQIPVVTTTATQIEVQYVPASLRLIVTPQITAEQTVIMKVLVENNQPSSTVSVGGTPGIVTERVDTQILVRTGTTAVIGGVYKLQETDTETGIPGLHRIPFFGWLFKNKDFKKDSSELIVFLTPKIVTNV
- the pilO gene encoding type 4a pilus biogenesis protein PilO is translated as MDKMPVWARVAIVVGVCGLLAFGAWKSYPNFSQEQSDIDGKQQEHDRLQAEIAKGREAARRRAELEKLIAQKDIELASLRRILPTEPEAGIIIKWLESQASRFNLGIKSLSEASIKQGEFYKEYTYSMNVVGNYHDLGRFYDVIGKHDRIINVRNVSITKNSGADARSRSIVSSFSALTFVYTEKEG
- a CDS encoding PilN domain-containing protein, with translation MIKVNLLAVARKETAGRKAPTVNLEGAGTLQNVLFAVLIIGTLSFLVWKQLDLKGQIDDLDRKLEDDHVAMKKVEEDRRVADELEKKKQRVEHQIDLITKLKNEQQVPVRLLDEISRNLPDFLWLTAMNENGGALTFSGKATTPTAYANFYNNLDASPYFSDVGRISYRDDGAEGVAFSLAARFVPNPKPAAAPAAPAPAEGAH